The genomic interval GGCTGGCCTGGACGATGCCAGGTGGCAGGTCAAAGCCACTGGCGATTTCGACATCGCCGGGCAGACGGATCAGGGCACCCTGCACAACCAGAACATCGGGACGCAGTCTCGCATCCTCGGGTGCGATATTCGGGGAGCGGGCCAGATCACAGATTACGGTACCAGGTTTGCAGCGGGTAATATCCAGAACGCGGGGAGTTGGTGAGGGTACCGTCGCGACAATTAACTCAACCTCCTCCAGGTGATCGTCGACAGTGGTGGAGATAAGGATCACGGCTTCGGGATTCTCATCTTGAATCTGGCGCTTCAGGGCAATCAATGCTTCCGGTCGTGACGCGACCAGGATGAGCCTGCCGGTCGATTGTGCCAACAGACGAGCGCTAACCTTGCCCACCGCTCCGGTCGCGCCGAGGATCATCGCTGCCGAGCCGGAAAGGTCGTCGGCGCCCATGAGATTGACGGCTCGCGCAGCCTGCTCAAGCGTCGCAACCAGGGTCAGGCTAAAACCACTGGTAATGCCGATATCAGTTCGCTGAGCCACCGCCGCGTCGGCATCACCGATCACGGATGAGAAGGCGCCGGAGCCCATGATCCTGGCCCCCATGCGTTCGGCCAGGTCGGCCGCTTTGATCAAACGCCGGGAGCAAAAAGAGGGGTCGCGGCGCAACAGTTCACGCGGGGTTGCCCCAAGTGTTAACAACACACCTTCTACCTTTTGTCCGCTGGAAGGTGATTGGGCGCCCCGGATCAGACCCACGTAGACGGGGGGAATCTGGGCGGCAGCTGGCTCGACCAGGCGGTCAGGAAGGTAACGGGTGACGCGAAAGTTGGGGTGTTTGCGCAAGGATCCAACATCGGGAGGATAGAGGACAAAGGCGAAGCGGTTCACCACTTCCGTCTCTCGCTGAAGATTCACGACCGCCGGTTCCCATACCATGTCGGCAAGGATGTTGAGATAGGTACTTTCTGACAAAGGAGCATCGGCATCTGCACGCAGGGCAGCCAAAATCGCTTCCATCACGCTGGCGGAAAGCCGGGCAGGTTCCCGATTGGCGGCACCAACCACACCGTCGTTGGAAAGGGTTGGCATCGTCGTGATAAGCTGTTCGACGCCCCGTTCCCGCAGCGCGATGATATCTTCCTCGCTGGCCGCTTCTGCAACGACCGCCTTGCCTTGCAACGCAGTGGGCGCGTGGCGACGAATGGTGTTCATGTCCCCGGCAAGAATATCGGCCCACTCAAAAGGTGTCGTATTCCGCGGTGTCCGCGGCTGTCCGGGGGGCGGCCACAATTGGCGGGGGCTTACCTGGCAGAGTTGTTGCAAAGCCCGGCCGGCGTAGCGGTCAAGGCCCGATGGATTTCCTATGGCATTTGGCAGGTTAAAGAAAATCAGGCTGTCGGCGTAATGAACATCGTTGGTATATCGGCGGACTTCCTGGGCAAACCCGTTGTGGTTCATACCCGGAACCATAAGCACGTGCTTGCGACTGAAGGTGCCAGGATAGATCTCGCTTACAATGCGTACGGCCCAGGGTTCTAGCACATCGCGAAGCCCCCCGCCATCGACGACCGGAGCCCTGCCCGGGGTTTCGAAAATCGCCTGCAAATCCTTGTGAGTGGCGCGACGGCTGCCTATCTTCAGTGTTCCGGCCATGCCCTCCAGAGCAATGGCAGCCACCTCCGCATCATTCCCGGCAATCCACTCCCGTACCTGATCCAGGTCAGTCGCTGTGACGCGACGAATCCGCACGTCGTGGTCAAGGAATCGCACCTCGTGGATCTCTTCAGGCACCGATCGTGCGCCGAGTCGAATGGCAAGGATATTTATAGTCATATTGTGCATCGATCGAAGTCATTATACGGCTGGGCAGGCAACCCGTCAAAATGCCTCACCCGACGGCGTTTTCTTCGCACCTGATCAGGAATGAGCCCTACTGCTGAAAATGATGAGGAGTGGTATGATAATCAGGATGTCAGCGTCTCCCTGGATGGTTGTTTTCAATCTCTGTGTTAGTTGACACACCCCGGGGCTTATGCTAGACTGCAAAAAGAAGCTCGAATCGTTGGCGGGACTGACTCTTTGAGAAGAATCACCCCCTATTGTTGACCATAAAAAACCCTGTAAAGATACGAAACTGTTGGTGAAAACAAATGGGCCAAGGTTCCATGCGGAATGGTTTGCTTTATCTGATGTTGCTGGTCATCATCGCCGTATTCCTGTTCAGTACGCTGCAACAGGGACGGGAGGAGGTGAATGAGTTACCGATCAGCCAGGTAGCAGCCGATATCCAGGATGGCAAAATTGAAAAGATAACTGAAAAAGATGGCGAGCTCGAAATCCTTTTTTCAGGCGGCGACGAGGCTGAGATCGCAAGCTCAAGGATCGAGCCCAACGCCGGTCTTGTAGAGACCTTGAACACACTGGGCGTATCTGACCAGGACCTGGCGCAGGTGGCGCTGGAATTTCAGGGCAGTACCGCCTGGGAGAATTGGGCGCCAATCCTGGGGGCCTTTCTTCCGATCATTCTGATCGGTGCCTTTTTCTTCTTCATCTTGCGGCAGGCACAAGGTGCAGGAAACCAGGCTTTTGCCTTTGGCAAGAGCAAGGCGCGCATGTTCACCGGTGACAAGCCCACCGTCACCTTCGACGATGTGGCCGGCGCCGAGGAATCGAAAGAGCAACTGCAAGAGGTTGTCGAGTTTCTCAAGGAACCACAGAAGTTCGCTGCCCTCGGTGCCCGCATCCCCAAGGGTGTGCTTCTGGTCGGCCCTCCCGGTACCGGCAAGACCCTCATGGCCAAAGCCGTCTCCGGTGAAGCTGGGGTGCCCTTCTTCTCCATCTCTGGTTCCGAGTTCGTCGAGATGTTCGTCGGCGTGGGTGCCAGCCGTGTGCGGGACCTCTTCGAACAGGCCAAGCGCAACTCGCCCTGCATCATCTTCATCGACGAGATCGATGCCGTGGGCCGCCACCGCGGCGCCGGGCTGGGCGGCAGCCATGATGAGCGGGAGCAGACACTGAACCAGATCCTGGTGGAGATGGACGGCTTTGACACCGATACCAATGTGATCATCATTGCCGCCACCAACCGGCCTGATATTCTGGATCCTGCCTTGCTGCGCCCCGGCCGTTTCGACCGCCGGGTCATTATGGACCGGCCAGATGTCAGGGGGCGGGAAGCCATACTCCTGGTACACATGCAAGGCAAGCCGTTGGCCGAGGATGTCGACCTGGAGGTGCTTGCCAGAGCAACCCCTGGTTTCGTCGGCGCAGACCTCGAGAACATGGTCAACGAGGGCGCAATCCTTGCCGCTCGCCGAAACCAACGCCACATCGGCATGAACGATCTCACCGAAGCGATCGAAAGAGTCGCCATCGGTCCGGAACGCAAGGGCCGGGTCATGTCCGACGATCAGAAGCAGGTTATTGCCTACCATGAGGCAGGCCATGCCCTGGTTCAGCACAAGCTTCTCCATACAACGCCGGTGCTCAAGGTGACCATTGTGGGGCGTGGCATGGCTGGCGGTTACATGTGGCCGCTCGGTAAGGACAATATGTTGCGCAGCCGTACCGAAATGGAAGAGGAGATCTCGGTTGCTCTGGCTGGCCGGGCCGCCGAGGAGATCGTATTCGGCCAGGTCACAACTGGCGCTTCCAACGATCTCGAACAGGTCACCAGCATCGCTCGACGGATGGTAACCATGCTGGGCATGAGCGATCGCATAGGCCCGTTGACCTACGGTAAGAAAGAAGAGATGGTCTTCCTGGGTCGTGAGCTCGGTGAAGAACGCAATTACAGCGACCAAATTGCCGAGGAAATCGATCGAGAGGTCCAGCGCATCGTGGCGGATGCCTATGATCGTACAAAAGAGATCGTCACCAATTACCGCGATCTCCTCAATAAGATCGCTGACCAACTGATCGAGGTCGAAACCCTGGACCAGTCCGCCTTTCGAAACCTGGTCTCCACCTGATCAGTTTTCACTATGACGATTGAAACGCGCTGGCTGCCTGGTGGCCGGCGTGTTGCGCGCCCGCAGGCAATGTCTTTCCGTCCTACCCCCCTGGCCGTTGGATTTATTCGGTCGATCCAGCCATGAAACTCGTTGGAGTCTTGCTCAAAATCAATCATGATCTACGCCACCACCACTGGATGGCAGCGCCCCTGGATCGCTGGATGGCTATCGCAACGGTGGTAATAGCTGGCCTGATCGCCATCCGTTGGCTGCCCGGCGGCATCAACGGCATAACCATCTGTGGCATTCTTCTTTTGATCATGCTCGTCGCCCAGTCCATTTCAAGCCGGCTTCAGTATGTGATCTTCAGATCTGAGCAAGAAACTCTCCCTGTCAACCCCAACGGTGATACCCTGGATCCAAGTGACAAACAGCTGCTGCGCGTGACCGGCCTTTTCGAGGTTGAAGGCAAGAAAGAAAAGTTTACAGAGCTCCTGGCCTATTTCCGCAGCTTCGAGACCCGGGAACATGCGCTAATGGCAATAGTCCCCCCTTCCAGTGTGTTGCTCTTCGGCAACTGGCCCGATCACGAGATCGGGATGTGGTACATCTTTTTCAAGAACAGCGAACTGCGACGCATCGAACCGGGGATGCTGATCTTTGGTACATCGCAACGCCCCGCATTGCGTATCGCCGTGGAACAAGATATCCCCCCAAACTCCTCTCCAATGGATGTCTGGGGTGGCTACCGCAACGGCAAGAAAAAAAAGCCGAAAGTTCGCAAACAGATTCTCTTTTTATCTTTCGAAAGTGAGGTGGAGCGTCAACTGATCCTGGAGGATCTGTTGGCGGACGCGGGTGAGTTGGTGTACGGGGGTTGAGGAGATGTCTTTATGTCAAGAGGCAGAGGAAGCATTGGTAGTCGCCCTTACGCGGCAGTTGGGTTCGCGGCCCGGAAACCAGGGCAAAATGCATTTTGGCCCATGTGGAACAATTGTGTACAATTACACTGTACGTTGCTGTGATGGATCAGAAACGATCCGCAGTACAAGCTTCCCCATCGCTGCTTTTCCATCATCAAAGGGAAACTCATTTTGCCTGGCGCAACAAGCGCGATAGTTGCCCGGCCATCGGCAAGGATCCTGTCCTTGTTTCGGGAGGTTCTGATGCAGTATGCCAACCTGTCAGGCGCTGAAGCGTTGACCTTCGACGATGTGCTGTTGGTACCGGGATTCGCCGAGATATTGCCCTCAGATGTGAACCTGGACACGCAACTGCACCCGAAGCTGAATCTCAGGATTCCTGTGTTATCGGCAGCCATGGACACGGTCACTGAATCTCGCATGGCGATTTCCCTGGCCAGACAGGGCGGCATGGGGGTGGTTCACCGCAATCTGACCCCCGATGACCAAACCGCTGAAGTCGACAAGGTGAAACGCTCCGAGGCCGGCATGATCGTCGATCCCATCACCTTGGGTCCCGACAATACTCTGGCAGAAGCGGAAGCTATCATGTCCCGCTATCATATCTCCGGAGTGCCGATCACCGACGGCGCCAAACTGGTGGGAATACTCACCAACCGAGACGTGCGCTTTTCCACCACACCCGAGGCGCCCGTCCGGGAATTCATGACCTCGGAAGGCCTTGTCACGGCACCAGAAGGGACCTCCCTCGAGCAAGCCAAGGCAATCCTTCACGAACACCGCATCGAGAAGTTACCGCTGGTTGATGATAATAACCTCCTTCGCGGCCTGATCACCTACAAGGATATCCTCAAGAAACTCGACTATCCCAACGCAGCCGTCGACGAAAGAGGGCGGCTTCTGGTAGCGGCGGCCGTGGGGGTAGGAGCTGATCTGGACGAACGGCTTGAAGGTCTTCTGGACGCGGGTGTGGATGCCGTTGCCGTCGACACAGCCCATGGCCACTCCCAGCGAGTCCTCAAGGCCATCCGCCGTATCAAGATGATATCGCCCGACCTGCCAGTTCTGGCAGGCAATGTTGTCACCGCCGAAGGAACCGAGGCCATGATCGACGCTGGCGCCGATGTGGTGAAGGTAGGCGTAGGTGCCGGTTCGATTTGTACGACCCGGATCGTGGCCGGCGCAGGGCTGCCCCAGGTTACGGCAATTGCTGAATGTGCCAGCGTGGCCGGGCCTCGCGGCATACCCCTGATCGCCGACGGCGGCATCAAGTACTCTGGCGAGATTGTCAAGGCCCTGGCGGCCGGCGCCAACGCGGTCATGTTGGGCTCCCTGCTGGCCGGACTGGAGGAATCCCCGGGGGAACTGGTGATCTACGAAGGCCGCC from Chloroflexota bacterium carries:
- a CDS encoding serine carboxypeptidase, encoding MTINILAIRLGARSVPEEIHEVRFLDHDVRIRRVTATDLDQVREWIAGNDAEVAAIALEGMAGTLKIGSRRATHKDLQAIFETPGRAPVVDGGGLRDVLEPWAVRIVSEIYPGTFSRKHVLMVPGMNHNGFAQEVRRYTNDVHYADSLIFFNLPNAIGNPSGLDRYAGRALQQLCQVSPRQLWPPPGQPRTPRNTTPFEWADILAGDMNTIRRHAPTALQGKAVVAEAASEEDIIALRERGVEQLITTMPTLSNDGVVGAANREPARLSASVMEAILAALRADADAPLSESTYLNILADMVWEPAVVNLQRETEVVNRFAFVLYPPDVGSLRKHPNFRVTRYLPDRLVEPAAAQIPPVYVGLIRGAQSPSSGQKVEGVLLTLGATPRELLRRDPSFCSRRLIKAADLAERMGARIMGSGAFSSVIGDADAAVAQRTDIGITSGFSLTLVATLEQAARAVNLMGADDLSGSAAMILGATGAVGKVSARLLAQSTGRLILVASRPEALIALKRQIQDENPEAVILISTTVDDHLEEVELIVATVPSPTPRVLDITRCKPGTVICDLARSPNIAPEDARLRPDVLVVQGALIRLPGDVEIASGFDLPPGIVQASLAETALLAMEGRFDDFTLGREVRMDQVLEIDRLFKKHQFKQVGLRSFTRYLTEEDLSQRREIADELRANPDRLEEIRRAQQSAAETGELADGSAMSDVWPAGLSGLGVATAVLGWWTRRGYGPDEDQN
- the guaB gene encoding IMP dehydrogenase, whose translation is MQYANLSGAEALTFDDVLLVPGFAEILPSDVNLDTQLHPKLNLRIPVLSAAMDTVTESRMAISLARQGGMGVVHRNLTPDDQTAEVDKVKRSEAGMIVDPITLGPDNTLAEAEAIMSRYHISGVPITDGAKLVGILTNRDVRFSTTPEAPVREFMTSEGLVTAPEGTSLEQAKAILHEHRIEKLPLVDDNNLLRGLITYKDILKKLDYPNAAVDERGRLLVAAAVGVGADLDERLEGLLDAGVDAVAVDTAHGHSQRVLKAIRRIKMISPDLPVLAGNVVTAEGTEAMIDAGADVVKVGVGAGSICTTRIVAGAGLPQVTAIAECASVAGPRGIPLIADGGIKYSGEIVKALAAGANAVMLGSLLAGLEESPGELVIYEGRRFKEYRGMGSMGAMKGRARDRYATGQDSTSRMGRVGKLVPEGIEGQVPYKGNLAAYTFQLMGGLRSGMGYVGATDVADLQRKARFIRITNAGLVESHPHSIIITKEAPNYPGQAQNQ
- the ftsH gene encoding ATP-dependent zinc metalloprotease FtsH, with the protein product MGQGSMRNGLLYLMLLVIIAVFLFSTLQQGREEVNELPISQVAADIQDGKIEKITEKDGELEILFSGGDEAEIASSRIEPNAGLVETLNTLGVSDQDLAQVALEFQGSTAWENWAPILGAFLPIILIGAFFFFILRQAQGAGNQAFAFGKSKARMFTGDKPTVTFDDVAGAEESKEQLQEVVEFLKEPQKFAALGARIPKGVLLVGPPGTGKTLMAKAVSGEAGVPFFSISGSEFVEMFVGVGASRVRDLFEQAKRNSPCIIFIDEIDAVGRHRGAGLGGSHDEREQTLNQILVEMDGFDTDTNVIIIAATNRPDILDPALLRPGRFDRRVIMDRPDVRGREAILLVHMQGKPLAEDVDLEVLARATPGFVGADLENMVNEGAILAARRNQRHIGMNDLTEAIERVAIGPERKGRVMSDDQKQVIAYHEAGHALVQHKLLHTTPVLKVTIVGRGMAGGYMWPLGKDNMLRSRTEMEEEISVALAGRAAEEIVFGQVTTGASNDLEQVTSIARRMVTMLGMSDRIGPLTYGKKEEMVFLGRELGEERNYSDQIAEEIDREVQRIVADAYDRTKEIVTNYRDLLNKIADQLIEVETLDQSAFRNLVST